One genomic window of Prosthecobacter algae includes the following:
- a CDS encoding KUP/HAK/KT family potassium transporter yields the protein MSEHKTSNNWSLALVALGVVYGDIGTSPLYALRECLDHAGYDPTVHGVEMVYGPISLMFWSLTIMVAVKYLSMLSYATAQGEGGVFALLSLLRSKKEALSPKSAVVVLMVVLFGASLLYGDGMITPAISVLSAVEGLKQINPGFVHWVVPIAVTILMGLFVVQKHGTDKIGVAFGPIMIVWFIALGGLGLYRFLEHPDVIQALSPHWGVMYLVHHGYHGIVIMGMVLLAVTGCEALYADIGHFGHKPLQQSWFILVWPALTLNYLGQGALVVSNPAAMEHPFFNLVPESLLVPMIILATAATIIASQAMITGVFSLTQQAVQLGYLPRLKIVHTNPDVRGQIYMPQVNFLLMVACIALVIGFKTSSALASAYGLSVSLGMLLTSILFYFVARRIWDWPFLKAFIPVLIFMIIEFGYVAGSLVKFMQGAWFPLVVAAGIWIIMKTWMDGRAVLFQAMQRGRLPVQHLVDEIQKDRIIRVPGTAVFMSASADGLPLALLHHLKHNKALHKQVVLLTVKFEDVPHIRDQTRHQIEQHCDEFYRVVLRYGFAESPQVFDDLCQALSEKTKLKRAGITFYQSREILLTNGPGKMARWRKRLFVTLSRLSRPATGYFDLPPRQVCELGIQLEV from the coding sequence ATGTCCGAACATAAAACGTCAAACAATTGGTCTCTGGCCCTCGTGGCCCTGGGAGTCGTGTACGGGGATATTGGCACCAGCCCGCTCTATGCGTTGAGGGAGTGTCTGGACCATGCAGGTTACGACCCTACGGTGCATGGTGTAGAGATGGTCTATGGACCGATCTCGCTCATGTTCTGGTCCCTCACCATCATGGTGGCGGTGAAGTATCTGAGCATGCTGAGTTATGCAACGGCCCAGGGAGAAGGAGGGGTGTTCGCCCTGCTATCGCTGCTCCGGTCAAAGAAAGAGGCACTGTCACCCAAAAGCGCGGTGGTCGTGCTCATGGTCGTGCTTTTCGGGGCTTCGCTGCTTTACGGTGACGGCATGATCACTCCGGCCATCTCAGTGCTCTCTGCTGTGGAAGGTTTGAAGCAGATCAATCCCGGGTTTGTGCATTGGGTTGTTCCTATCGCCGTCACCATTTTGATGGGCCTTTTTGTCGTTCAGAAGCACGGCACCGACAAGATCGGCGTGGCTTTCGGACCTATCATGATTGTCTGGTTCATCGCATTAGGAGGCCTGGGCCTCTATCGGTTTCTTGAACATCCAGATGTGATCCAGGCACTGTCTCCTCACTGGGGTGTGATGTACCTCGTCCACCATGGCTACCACGGTATTGTCATTATGGGTATGGTGCTGCTGGCAGTGACGGGCTGTGAAGCTCTGTATGCCGATATCGGTCACTTTGGTCACAAGCCACTTCAGCAATCCTGGTTTATTTTGGTGTGGCCAGCGCTGACTTTGAATTATCTGGGACAAGGGGCCTTAGTCGTCAGTAATCCCGCTGCAATGGAACATCCCTTTTTCAATCTGGTGCCCGAGAGCCTGCTGGTGCCGATGATTATCCTGGCCACTGCCGCCACCATCATTGCCTCCCAGGCTATGATCACCGGGGTGTTTTCCCTCACCCAGCAGGCTGTGCAGCTCGGTTACCTGCCGCGCCTGAAGATCGTCCACACCAACCCGGATGTGCGCGGCCAGATTTACATGCCGCAGGTGAATTTCCTCCTCATGGTGGCCTGCATCGCCCTGGTCATCGGATTCAAGACCTCCAGTGCGCTGGCCTCGGCTTACGGCCTTTCTGTTTCCCTGGGAATGCTGCTGACGAGCATCCTGTTCTACTTTGTGGCAAGGCGCATCTGGGACTGGCCCTTCTTGAAGGCCTTCATTCCGGTGCTCATTTTCATGATCATTGAGTTTGGTTATGTTGCCGGAAGCCTCGTGAAGTTCATGCAGGGAGCTTGGTTCCCGCTCGTCGTTGCGGCGGGCATCTGGATCATCATGAAGACTTGGATGGATGGCCGAGCCGTGCTTTTCCAGGCCATGCAGCGCGGGCGGCTGCCCGTCCAGCACCTGGTGGATGAGATTCAAAAGGACCGCATCATCCGCGTTCCCGGTACCGCTGTCTTCATGTCCGCCAGTGCAGATGGCCTGCCGCTTGCCCTGCTGCACCATCTCAAGCATAACAAGGCACTGCATAAACAGGTGGTGCTCCTGACCGTTAAATTTGAAGATGTGCCACACATTCGCGACCAGACCCGGCACCAGATTGAGCAGCATTGCGACGAGTTTTACCGCGTGGTGCTGCGCTATGGCTTTGCCGAGTCACCGCAGGTGTTTGATGACCTCTGCCAGGCCCTCAGCGAGAAGACCAAACTGAAGCGCGCAGGCATCACCTTTTACCAGAGCCGCGAGATCCTGCTGACCAACGGGCCGGGCAAAATGGCCCGCTGGCGGAAGCGCCTCTTTGTCACCCTCAGCCGCTTGTCACGCCCAGCGACGGGTTACTTTGACCTTCCGCCACGCCAGGTCTGCGAACTGGGTATCCAGCTCGAAGTGTAA
- the secD gene encoding protein translocase subunit SecD, whose protein sequence is MAAISTFLVGASILLLLLFYVGTTMHDRKRRYGSVLILLATAFALWTVNSMGIKLGIDLQGGSEFVVRLEPGKSDDGSPKPVTQSSVQQAIAILEKRLNSEGNKDLTMQPQGDDRILIQMPGVKAEEFADVRQKIQQVAFLEFRIVKPQNAPGQPRTPGTEDLKYKVQKDEQGKELPERGTETVGNRADMEGKYVKEAFATYDAEGWKVILNFDSTGAKLFDEVAAVNRGRQLAIIVDKEIISAPTLQTDRFGGTAVISGRFKEQEARTLASLLENPLENPMTILSESAVSASYGQSSINQGKWVGIAGLGITTLFMLFVYRMAGLIAIVGLVINLAILFGGMSLFGFTLTMPGIAGIVLTIGMAVDANVLIYERLREEREAGKTISGALESAYEKAFSAIADSNITTLISAIILFVIAGGLVKGFAVTLMIGLLSSMVGALIVTRVIFMWVIDKGLLKSISTVKLFPDGVFDILAKAKGFIIASLVVTAISFATLAVKGKASLGIDFRGGGLTHVELKAGKAITDSELSTVLKDLKLPDGKDIGSYYIQRKGNATGGDVIAIRSEFEAGPVIEQAVKAKFADQVEGTQGSRVGAVIGDEAAKTSIIALIVALIAIFVYLMFRFEFAFALGAIVALAHDVLMVPGLCVLFGQELSLIHVGAMLTIAGYSINDTIVVFDRIRENIQKGVGGSTRELMNDAICKTLSRTLLTGPTALAPMVVLLFLGNPAMLEFAVPITIGVLLGTYSSIFIASPLVLWYAKKTGTSLKRQVLDAQIEAEKAQAAIAAAKAQA, encoded by the coding sequence ATGGCCGCCATCTCAACCTTCCTCGTCGGAGCCTCCATCCTCCTGCTGCTCCTTTTTTACGTCGGCACGACGATGCACGACCGCAAGCGCAGGTATGGCTCCGTGCTGATCCTGCTCGCCACGGCCTTTGCCTTGTGGACGGTCAACAGCATGGGCATCAAGCTAGGCATTGACCTTCAGGGCGGCAGTGAATTCGTCGTGCGCCTGGAGCCCGGCAAGTCGGACGACGGCAGCCCCAAGCCCGTCACCCAGAGTTCCGTCCAGCAGGCCATCGCCATCCTGGAAAAACGCCTCAACTCCGAAGGCAACAAAGACCTCACCATGCAGCCACAGGGGGATGACCGCATCCTCATCCAGATGCCCGGGGTGAAGGCCGAAGAATTTGCCGACGTGCGTCAGAAGATCCAGCAGGTCGCCTTTCTGGAGTTCCGCATCGTCAAGCCCCAAAACGCCCCCGGCCAGCCACGCACTCCCGGCACCGAGGACCTGAAGTACAAAGTCCAGAAGGACGAGCAGGGCAAAGAGCTCCCAGAACGTGGCACCGAGACCGTGGGCAACCGCGCCGACATGGAAGGCAAGTATGTGAAGGAAGCTTTCGCAACGTATGACGCTGAAGGCTGGAAGGTCATCCTGAACTTCGACAGCACCGGTGCCAAGCTCTTCGACGAAGTCGCTGCCGTGAACCGTGGCCGCCAGTTGGCCATCATCGTGGATAAAGAAATCATCTCAGCCCCGACCCTTCAGACCGACCGCTTTGGCGGCACCGCTGTCATTAGCGGCCGTTTCAAGGAGCAGGAAGCCCGCACGCTGGCCAGCCTGCTGGAAAACCCCCTGGAAAACCCGATGACGATCCTGTCTGAAAGCGCCGTCTCCGCTTCTTACGGCCAGTCCTCCATCAATCAGGGCAAGTGGGTCGGCATCGCCGGCCTGGGCATCACCACGCTGTTCATGCTCTTCGTTTATCGCATGGCCGGCCTGATCGCCATCGTCGGTCTGGTGATCAACTTGGCCATCCTCTTCGGTGGCATGTCCCTCTTCGGGTTCACACTCACCATGCCCGGCATCGCTGGTATCGTCCTCACCATCGGCATGGCCGTGGATGCCAACGTGCTGATCTACGAACGTCTCCGTGAGGAACGCGAGGCAGGCAAGACCATCTCGGGTGCTCTGGAGTCCGCTTATGAGAAAGCCTTCTCCGCCATTGCTGACTCCAACATCACCACGCTGATCTCTGCGATCATCCTGTTCGTCATCGCCGGCGGTCTGGTGAAGGGCTTCGCGGTCACCCTGATGATCGGTCTCCTTTCCTCTATGGTCGGTGCCCTCATCGTCACCCGCGTGATCTTCATGTGGGTCATCGATAAAGGCCTGCTCAAGAGCATCTCCACCGTGAAGCTTTTCCCAGATGGCGTCTTCGACATCCTGGCCAAGGCCAAGGGTTTCATCATCGCTTCCCTGGTGGTCACGGCCATCTCCTTCGCTACCCTGGCTGTGAAGGGCAAGGCCAGCCTGGGCATTGATTTCCGTGGCGGTGGTCTCACCCACGTCGAACTGAAGGCCGGCAAAGCCATCACCGACAGCGAGCTGAGCACCGTCCTCAAAGACCTGAAGCTGCCCGATGGCAAAGACATCGGCAGCTACTACATCCAGCGCAAGGGCAACGCCACGGGTGGTGATGTCATCGCCATCCGCAGTGAATTCGAGGCCGGTCCCGTCATTGAACAGGCCGTGAAGGCCAAGTTTGCCGACCAGGTGGAAGGCACCCAGGGCAGCCGCGTGGGTGCCGTCATCGGGGATGAAGCCGCCAAGACTTCCATCATCGCGCTGATCGTCGCGCTTATCGCCATCTTCGTTTACCTGATGTTCCGCTTTGAGTTCGCCTTCGCCCTGGGTGCCATCGTGGCCCTGGCGCATGACGTGCTCATGGTACCCGGCCTTTGTGTCCTCTTCGGCCAGGAACTCAGCCTCATCCACGTGGGTGCCATGCTGACCATCGCCGGTTACTCCATCAACGACACCATCGTGGTCTTCGACCGTATCCGTGAAAACATCCAGAAGGGTGTCGGCGGCAGCACCCGCGAGCTGATGAACGACGCCATCTGCAAGACCCTCAGCCGTACCCTCCTCACGGGTCCGACCGCCTTGGCTCCGATGGTCGTCCTCCTGTTCCTGGGCAATCCAGCCATGCTCGAGTTCGCCGTGCCGATCACCATCGGTGTGCTTCTCGGTACCTACTCCTCCATCTTCATCGCTAGCCCGCTTGTGCTGTGGTATGCGAAAAAGACTGGCACCAGCCTCAAGCGCCAGGTTCTGGACGCGCAGATCGAAGCTGAAAAAGCCCAGGCCGCCATCGCCGCAGCCAAGGCCCAGGCTTAA
- the yajC gene encoding preprotein translocase subunit YajC: MTPIFLPLLAQAAPPAQNSSTTFIMMALMFVMMYFVLIRPQRMKQKEHEKLISNVKVGDHVVLNGGEHGIITSVKDRTVMIKVADNVKIEYDRGAIASVSKKSDVVEATTA; the protein is encoded by the coding sequence ATGACCCCCATTTTCCTCCCTCTCCTCGCTCAGGCGGCACCGCCGGCCCAGAACAGCTCCACGACCTTCATCATGATGGCGTTGATGTTCGTGATGATGTACTTCGTGCTCATCCGCCCTCAGCGCATGAAGCAGAAGGAGCACGAAAAGCTCATCAGCAATGTCAAGGTCGGCGACCATGTCGTCCTCAATGGCGGCGAACACGGCATCATTACCAGCGTCAAGGATCGCACCGTGATGATCAAGGTGGCCGACAATGTGAAGATCGAATACGACCGTGGCGCGATTGCCTCCGTCAGCAAAAAATCCGACGTGGTCGAAGCCACCACCGCCTGA